The window atatatgattatcatagttattatttttattttcttttattttttgcATCGATTGATACAACATAGGATCCATATGGTCTTTCTTGTCTTCAGATAAGTTATTGTGTGAGGAGTTCTTTAAATgattttctttctttctaTTTTTAGTATCACTATTGTTCTTATTATTGTTCTTattattgttcatattattgttcatattattgttcatattatcattatgatttagtttatttttttcatcataataatcatCATTACTAGAATAGACCTTTTCACTTTTCTCAGTATCAAGTTTATCAGAACTCATAAATGaacaattattattttttaatttttttgacCACTGGATTAATTTTTCTCTTTCTTCTTTTAGTTTTAATAAAGGGTCTGCTTTCTCATTTGCACTTTTCGGCTTCTCCTTTTCTTTGTTTTCTTGGGCAATATTCTCTtcattttccttttttacCATTTCGAAAAAcaacaagaaaaaaaaaaaaaaaaaaaaaaaaaaaaaatatatatatatatatatatgaatatataatatacgACAACTCacaattaaatatattattcgatttaacaaaattaaaacatatCCCAAAGTTATgtttacaaaaaataaataaatcaaaaaataaattacaccttcatataatcataaatataacaagGTATCATAAAGgtatacatacatacatatgtacatatataatacatatatatatatatatatatataatatcaaaGGGAATGATCATTTAcgttataaaaatatattatgagtactatataaaatatacggagatttaaaatatatgctTACATATACGtgtatatctttatttattttacatgtattatatattttttatgttttctTTCTAGTAGACTGAAAtggatataataaaaaacaatttccttttaatttaaatttataaaataaaaatacatatatatgtatatatatttttttaaaaatacatttttattttattactatttcatttttttttaatatatgatcttttttttatatatatatatatatatattttagaatatatcttatattaaaaatgaaatatattacacggataatatatttttatttgtatttccaaatatttatatatatatatatatatatatatatatatatatatatatatatatattaaattaaaaaacGAAGAAGGCTTtgaaatttttaataattttatttagTAATTTttgtgataataatatcataatgtgtttatttaatatacacaatgtataatatatatatatattatgaatgtatttatgtatattcctttatttagttataaatatatatcattttaaatatattatcaatatatattttataatacaCCCTTAAATGTGcactaaaaaaaaaaaaaaaaaaaaaaaaaaaaattattatatacatatatatattgtaagaatacaaaaataaaagaaaaaataagtCAAAAGCAAGTTGAATGACctatttataatttaagaaaaaagttgtactcatttatttttattcacctagtgcttttttttttttttcttcttttgttaattataatggtaaaatataatagaaaataaaaatagtgACAGGTGTATTAATAAGATGATTATAATACTCAGAGATAATTTTACTTCAAAACtataaaaagaagaaaaaaaaaaggaaaaaaatgaaaaatgatGTAAAAAAGGATGTAAAGGATGATGTAAAAAGTGATGTAAAGgatgatgatataaaaaatgatgatataaaaaatgatgatacaaaaaatgatgatataaacTGTGTCAAGTATCAtattaagaataaaataagaagaTATGAACATTTGTACGgtattgaatatatatatgaaaaaaagaaaaatcgaatgttctttttatttgttctaattttcttttctttatttattttgtattacTTTTATCTGGTATgcaaatattttataatacattttattatcttgTTAACCTTTAAATAACTTACAATAGTTAAGTTTTCacatgataatattattaacagagaattataaatataaatatgtgcatgttatatatatatatatatatatatatatttatatatttatttatttatattcataaagTTGTGAATACCCATACTTTATATTAATGATGGTgtttattctttattttatgtagGGTTATATTAGAGGATATTTAAGTGTTAATGAATTTCacatatttctttttatcctatatatattttgtatcGTAGTATATTTCaacaatatttttactggtatatatttttaagaaatatatttaggaaaatacatatactgttatatatatagatcttattttatatatttacatataatgtttctttttttttctttttttttcttttttttttttcttacGTTTTATCAGAAAAATTACtcttattaaaaaatattggAATTCAAATTGATAAAAAAGATTCATTTGAAAACTAtacaaaatttatatgtaaaaatgagatagaaaatattttcattaatgaagtaataaaaattaaaggacattaaaaggaaattatcacatatatgtatatatatatatatatatatatatatatatatatatatatatatatatatatattttatttcgTAGGCCATTTACATGTTTGAAGTATGTCcatatttatgtattaagctaaaaaataatgattcTGTTATTCTCTTCAAggtaaataatatgaaatgTTATGACTTCAAAAATGTAGAATAATCTacaaatgatatataaatgaataaataaaatgtgcaaaatatatatacatatttatatatgttcatttattttttttttttttttttaggaTGTTGTGTTGGgtatgaataatatggTAAGTATCTACAgagatataaaaaagatattcttttataatgataataatatattaaagagtataaaaataacacaCGTAAAAAATGACAAGGGTATATATGAGATTGGACAAACCGATGGagaagaagaagatgaAATTAGTGACTCTGTAAGTTACAATGTGAGTGAACCTACGAGTAATCATACGAGTGATAAAATAAGTGACGATATAAGTGATCAAACAGATAATTTTGAAGAAGATGAGGAAGTAAAAAAGgtaatacaaaaaaaatataattatacaaaaaacaaaaattatgataatataaatttggAAGACAATACATATGCTACAAATAATTGTTCTTCAAgtgaagaaaatattttcaaattattaaatttcagttcatatgaaaatattaaaattaataaaaaatctaaaaaattaagaaaaaataactCGTAtgatgtatatataaataaacaattagcaataaaaattatgaacaattaataaaaaaaaaaaaaaaaaaaaaaaaaaaaaaaaaaaaaaaagaaagaacATAAGAATATTCCcttgtttatattattatttatttataatttattttttttttttcttctttttcatatatataattttacattttttgtCACAAACATGTCCACTCCATAATATTGATGTACTATAATgcatttatttaattttcttttctattaaataaagaatatataattatgaataatatatatgttcacAAATGGTCCttattacattatataatagtataatatttttttatcttttatttgtcttttataaaaattttataaagataaaaataaattcttaaaaaaaaatatatatgattaatgtaatattttatatatatatatatatatatttatttatttatttatttaatagaTATGCCTTAAATGTATAGATAATAACTTTAATTTTATTCCTAcatctttatatatatatatatatatatgtaattatttatgtaagTATAAAATGGGAGAGTATGTGAGAAAAATTCCATACTATAACAACTATgaggaaaaaaaagacCTCTTGaaatttacatttatacatgataaaaaggatgatgaaaaaagagaaataaataaaaatgacGAAGTTCAATTTataagtaaaaataaatatattattttattgttattattatatttatctctttttactttttttttttttttttttaactaTTTATAGTAAAAAAGAGGGAGAATATGAAAGATATACTAACGCACCTTCCTCATATGAGTAATGACAatccatttttatttaatatatctacgttgttgtatttttaattatttatttatatgcgtttatttatttatttttgatGTTCCTCATAAGATACAAGAACACAAGGAGATATTCTAAATGAAAGAAAAGTATTTCgcataaaaaaaaaaaaaaaaaatatatatatatatatatatataatacataaatataaaatcgaataaaatatataaaataaatatattatcatgttatattattttttaaagaataaattGAAAGAAGATATGTCTACTAATTTTAACACCTATGAAAAAAGGTTCCCATTTCTTATTGATTCGGTTGTAAAAAACCCTGAACAAACAAGAGACATGAAAGATGTGctaaataataaatacgGTAAAATGGAATATAATGGAAAAAGAAAGATTAACATGTATGTCTAACTATAcgcacatatatatatatatatatatatatatatatatatatatacaaatagTTGATGACAATACGATAAAATATAGAATATCACAAAATGTTGTAACTAAAACGATGTTGCTAGAAGAGAGGAAAAAAAACTACAAGGATGAATTGAGTActgaaaaataaatataaataaatgaatgcttatacatatatatatatatatatatatatatatgtgatattatttaatatttcagGAGGACATTATATAGAAGGTactttaataaaataaatataccATAACACGCTCAtcttataaaattttaaaaatcGTTTCTTTTTTACTTTCTAAATTCtataaaagataatgaaaaaacGATTAATTATGAGGATATATATTTGGACCctgaaaaaaattacatgTGTGTCaaaaaaggatatataataaaatatatatatatttatatatatatttatatttatatttatgtgaTTAATATGTCGgattatataacattttagcgatattgtaaaaaataagaataagTTACTGACCCTCAAAAATTATGGTCTTGGACAGGGGCCATCaaattttgtattttcATACCCCGACATTAAAGCTagtaaaataataatataaaattaagtGGGCACATGctaataaatatatatatatatatatatatatatatatgtatttttaaaattcaCTCATATGACtaacaatttttttgttacaCTTAACAATTTTAGAAGGGAGAGGGGGGTACGCTAGCGAAATAGTTAAATCAAATGttcttaaaaataaaaacgaATATTCTAAAAATAAGGTATTgcacatatattaatttttttttttttttttttgtgaataaatatatataaacacattataattcaaaaaaaaaaataaaataatataaattatatttatatagatACAGCTAAATATTCAGAATCTACAaggtatattttttttctactttatgaaaaagaaaaaaaaaaaagaatacaatgtgtaaataaatgaatgaAGAGAGGAAGATgttatatgtttaatatgattaaataatatgtgaacattttttttttttttttctcataaAAATCTAgataaagatataatatattcaaataGGTAGAATGATATTGAAAAGAAATGTAATATTGTTATAGGAAAtgtttttcatttttcatttttaattatttaattatttaattatttaatcatttaattatttaatttctttttatttgttttttttttttttttttttttttcttgtagGGAGGAGAAAagtatttatatgaatacaaaaaacactttaaaataaataatgcTTATCCgattatttaataattcacatgaacattttatttttatttttctttatattttagtttttttaatgaaaaatagatttaaatatattaatcaCACAAAGAATAGTTACTTCGTGGACAATTATCTAAAGgcaatatatatatatatatatatatattatatataaaacacacaaaaaaaaaaaaattaataaataaataaaataaaaaataaaaaataaaaatatatatttatatatatatatatatatatatatatatatatttttcttatatgttattcaatatatacatttgtaattatttgaataaaGGAACGACcaattattatattgaGATATAAAGGatttcaaaaaaaagataaaaaaaatgtgaatatataaagaaatatgaAATGATCCAATCACACATgaatgtaatatatatatatatatatatataacatgttaatatatacataacacattttcatatgtttattatttttttttattttttttttttttatattgaCCAGAATAACTTGAAAAGACCTGATAAGTATTGTAAAATATCTGTAGTTTCCAGTTTTGATTTTCCAAATAATCTATCAACAAAAACATAACCAACTTCTTCTATAGATTTTCCCATTTTATATGCTCTTACAAGAACTTCCATTTGAAAAACATAACCTGTATTATTAATAGATTTCATAAGTTCCCTCAGTACATTAGTTTTATATAATCTAAAAGACCCGGTTAAATCTGATAGATTAATGAATAATAGAAATTGAGCTAAAAAATTTGCTACTCTACTTATTATAATTCTATTAAATGACCATCCTGATATTCCACCTTGGTTCTTATATCTTGTACCAGTAACTATGTCacaatttttttctctttgttttttaataaagttataaatatatttaggATGATGTGATAAATCAGCATccattattataacaaaatCTCCtgttacattttttaaaccTTCCATATATGCAGAACCTAACCCtaattttccttttctttgtattaataataattcttcatCCTTAAAAATGTTTTGTAACTTTTTGTACACATCTGCAGTACCATCTTGACTATTATCATCTATTACAATTATTTCAAATTTAATTTCatgtttatttaattcatcaattatcatataaataagatATGGTAagttttctttttcattgTAAGTAGGTAATATAATcgaatatttaaaattacAACACAccatatttatacataagCCTAAGACTGTAATGACAAACAGGAAAAATCGAATAACcatatttcaaaaaaaaaaaaaaagaaaaaaaaaaaaaaaaaaaaaaaaaaaaaaaaaaaaaaaaaataaaaaaataaaaaaaaaaaaaaataaatattaataaaaacaaaaaaaaattttataactatatataaaataaaaaNNNNNNNNNNNNNNNNNNNNNNNNNNNNNNNNNNNNNNNNNNNNNNNNNNNNNNNNNNNNNNNNNNNNNNNNNNNNNNNNNNNNNNNNNNNNNNNNNNNNaaaaaaaaaaaaaaaaaaaataaaaaaaaaacaaaaaaaaaaaaaaaaaaaaaaaaaaaacaaaaaaaaaaaataaaaaaaaaaaaaaaaaaaaaaaaaaaaaaaaaaaaaaaaaaaaaaaaaatatatacacatatatatatatatatatatatatatacttatatgTTAACCCAACAATGTATTTTCTCCCTATTCTGTGCatctaaaaaaaatgttaaagATGCCActaaatataataacacCTGTTTATTGGGTTGAACttaaagaataaaaaaaaaaaaaaaaaatttatatataaatagaaaaaaaaaaaaagaatatataatgatatatgtaataacatttttatataattatattattatattattatattattaaattttttttttttgttctcCTTTTGGGAcgtatataaaatataaggaatatataaaaatatctacctaggaaataatatatatatatatatattatgtaattgcattgatatattatttaatatatacattccatttattctttttgattatatattcttttttctgttttatatttataactatatcttttaaaaatataccGTTCTTCAAACTAGAGaagaattttttaaaagagGTAGATATAAAActaacaaaaaaaataaaataaaatgaaataatcaaataaataatagtataaatatatatatatatatatatataatgtattaatatctttttatagttacctaattattatatatatatatatatatatatatatatatatatatatttttatgaaatgaaaaaaaaaaatgatatgattatgttatttatacaataaatatgtatttatacATAACATTTATGAATATTGGTTGAACTGTGTTCCTTTCTTAGTgtatcaatatatatatatatatatatatatatatatattttttttttttttttttttttttttaattttctcTTTTGAACTTTCGAATAAAAATGGAAGAGGAAGGGCGCATAAGTTACCACGAATACAAAAGGagattaaaaaaattaactgaggaaataaaaaaagagatgaaaaaaagtagtaacaaaaataaaaaaagtgaGACATTATTGAATttagaagaaaaattaaataaactGAATGagttatataataaagaagatgacaaaaaaaatgtagaaGAGAATTacaataatgatgataataataaggatgACCCTTTTCATACAAATACTTTATATCAAATGAATGTAATATCAAAGAAAGCCTTAAGgaatagaaaaaaaatggaacATAGAGAATATGAAGAAGAGCAAATTGAAAAATCAAGAAATAAAGAAGGGGAGAAAGAATATGAAGAATTATCTTTGAACctaaaaaaattaaataaaactATTTATTCTATAGCACCTGATGGAAATTGCTTATATGAATCCATAATACATCAACTTAAATATAGAATACATACTTATCAATATACAATAACAGACTTTCTAAAacttataaataaagaacaATTTTCTCtagataatattaatttaaaagattatataaatacaaatttttttaattctaatatatttaataatataaatccAAATGATTTGAGTAGTGACCTTTTAAGATTTATTActtcaatatatttattacagaataaagaattatttatcaattttatatatgattcAAATGATTGTGAAGACAAcggtaaaaaaaatgtatatatatatatata of the Plasmodium reichenowi strain SY57 chromosome 11, whole genome shotgun sequence genome contains:
- a CDS encoding phosphatidylinositol N- acetylglucosaminyltransferase subunit H, putative, encoding MKNDVKKDVKDDVKSDVKDDDIKNDDIKNDDTKNDDINCVKYHIKNKIRRYEHLYGIEYIYEKKKNRMFFLFVLIFFSLFILYYFYLGYIRGYLSVNEFHIFLFILYIFCIVVYFNNIFTEKLLLLKNIGIQIDKKDSFENYTKFICKNEIENIFINEAIYMFEVCPYLCIKLKNNDSVILFKDVVLGMNNMVSIYRDIKKIFFYNDNNILKSIKITHVKNDKGIYEIGQTDGEEEDEISDSVSYNVSEPTSNHTSDKISDDISDQTDNFEEDEEVKKVIQKKYNYTKNKNYDNINLEDNTYATNNCSSSEENIFKLLNFSSYENIKINKKSKKLRKNNSYDVYINKQLAIKIMNN
- a CDS encoding hypothetical protein (conserved Plasmodium protein, unknown function); translation: MGEYVRKIPYYNNYEEKKDLLKFTFIHDKKDDEKREINKNDEVQFIIKKRENMKDILTHLPHMNTRTQGDILNERKNKLKEDMSTNFNTYEKRFPFLIDSVVKNPEQTRDMKDVLNNKYVDDNTIKYRISQNVVTKTMLLEERKKNYKDELRGHYIEDNEKTINYEDIYLDPEKNYIDIVKNKNKLLTLKNYGLGQGPSNFVFSYPDIKAKGRGGYASEIVKSNVLKNKNEYSKNKIQLNIQNLQDIIYSNREEKIFLMKNRFKYINHTKNSYFERPIIILRYKGFQKKDKKNVNI
- a CDS encoding dolichol phosphate mannose synthase; the encoded protein is MVIRFFLFVITVLGLCINMVCCNFKYSIILPTYNEKENLPYLIYMIIDELNKHEIKFEIIVIDDNSQDGTADVYKKLQNIFKDEELLLIQRKGKLGLGSAYMEGLKNVTGDFVIIMDADLSHHPKYIYNFIKKQREKNCDIVTGTRYKNQGGISGWSFNRIIISRVANFLAQFLLFINLSDLTGSFRLYKTNVLRELMKSINNTGYVFQMEVLVRAYKMGKSIEEVGYVFVDRLFGKSKLETTDILQYLSGLFKLFWSI
- a CDS encoding hypothetical protein (conserved Plasmodium protein, unknown function); its protein translation is MEEEGRISYHEYKRRLKKLTEEIKKEMKKSSNKNKKSETLLNLEEKLNKLNELYNKEDDKKNVEENYNNDDNNKDDPFHTNTLYQMNVISKKALRNRKKMEHREYEEEQIEKSRNKEGEKEYEELSLNLKKLNKTIYSIAPDGNCLYESIIHQLKYRIHTYQYTITDFLKLINKEQFSLDNINLKDYINTNFFNSNIFNNINPNDLSSDLLRFITSIYLLQNKELFINFIYDSNDCEDNDTYFKYCEDIIKGVYGSEIEIKALSNILKKKITVYDVNMNISYEEDCEEELFLCFHHKLYALGKHYNSVIDLPS